One window of Lemur catta isolate mLemCat1 chromosome 3, mLemCat1.pri, whole genome shotgun sequence genomic DNA carries:
- the LOC123634260 gene encoding olfactory receptor 2G3-like yields the protein MHSQGWKNHSSVTEFILLGFSRNPRTNWILFFIFLFLYLFTVLGNGLIVTLIRVDACLHTPMYFFLSILSLLDLSYATTTVPQMLVHLVSKEKTISYTGCVVQMYIFLTLGISESWIFAAMAYDRYVAICHPLHYGIQMSQTLCVLLAVSSALCGLTCALVYTVFALNLPYCGPNEINHFFCEIPAVLKLACADTSLNDQVDFIFGFILLLIPSSLILASYICIFMAILRIHSTQGRIKAFSTCASHITVVTMFYIPCMVMYMRPGSEASPEDDKKLALFYNVISTFLNPIIYSLRNKDVKRAFLKLIRMSEDTQ from the coding sequence ATGCACAGTCAAGGTTGGAAAAATCACAGCTCTGTAACTGAGTTTATCCTCTTGGGCTTCTCCAGAAATCCCAGAACCAACTGGatccttttcttcatctttcttttcctctacttATTTACAGTCCTGGGCAATGGGCTCATTGTCACCCTGATCAGAGTAGATGCATGCCTCCACActcccatgtacttcttcctcagCATCCTCTCTCTCCTGGACCTCAGTTATGCCACCACCACAGTGCCCCAGATGTTGGTCCATCTTGTAAGCAAGGAGAAGACCATCTCCTATACTGGATGTGTGGTCCAGATGTACATTTTCCTGACCTTGGGCATCTCTGAGAGCTGGATTTTTGCAGCCATGGCCTATGACAGATATGTTGCCATCTGCCATCCACTACACTATGGGATTCAGATGAGTCAAACCCTGTGTGTTCTCCTGGCAGTCAGCTCTGCCCTCTGTGGTCTCACCTGTGCCCTTGTCTACACAGTCTTTGCACTGAATCTGCCTTACTGTGGCCCCAATGAGATCAACCACTTCTTTTGTGAAATTCCTGCTGTCTTGAAGTTGGCCTGTGCAGACACATCCCTCAATGACCAAGTAGACTTTATCTTCGGTTTCATTTTGCTCCTGATCCCATCATCCCTCATCTTGGCCTCATATATTTGCATCTTCATGGCTATTCTAAGGATTCACTCCACCCAAGGGCGGATcaaggccttctccacctgtgcctCCCATATCACTGTGGTCACTATGTTCTATATTCCGTGCATGGTCATGTACATGAGGCCTGGCTCTGAAGCCTCCCCAGAGGATGACAAGAAGTTGGCTCTGTTCTACAATGTCATCTCTACCTTTCTTAACCCCATCATCTACAGCCTCCGGAATAAGGATGTGAAGAGGGCTTTCCTCAAGTTAATCCGAATGAGTGAGGACACTCAATAG